GCCACGGTCCAGCTGGCACCGCTGGGCGCGAACCCGACGTAGTCGTGGCCGTTGACCCGGAAACCGATGGTGGCGCCGCTGTTGGACCAGACGTCGGGGGTGCCGGCGGTGCTGATCTGCGCGTTCCCGCCGGTGGCCTGGAAGTACGCGAAGGGCAGGCCGTGGCCGATGGTGGCGCGTAGCGTGCGCGTGCCGTCGCTCCAGTGCGGGCTGACCGTCCAGTCCGTCCAGCCGTCGACCTTGACCAGGGGTGCGCCGAGCCCGGCCACGCCGACCCGGATGTCCTGCACGTACGGGTAGTGGAACTCCCCGACGCCGGTCGCGGTGCCGCTGATGGCGGGCGTGGAGTTGGCGGAGAAGCCGAGGCCGTCGGTGAACGTGTCGTACGAGATCGGGTGGGCGTGCAGGGGCTCGCTGAAGGCGCAGTCGGTGCGCTTCCACAGCAGCGAGGACCACCAGTCGTTGGTGGGTATCGGCCCGGCCGGCGCGTTGGCGGTGGCGAACTGCCGGGGGTTGCTGGACATCGCGCCGCATCCGCTCGGGAGCGGCCCGACGGGGGTGGTGGTGTAGCTGCCGGCGCCGACGGGCGCGGCCTCGGCGGCGCGGGTGACGGGGATCGCGAGGCCGCCGACGACCAGGGCCAGAGCGGTGGCGGCGGCCAGGGCCCAGCGGCGGTGGGGGACGGGAGGTTTCATGGTGCCTCCATCGCGCGCCGGGGTGCGGCCCTAGCCGGGTCCGACGCGTTGCGTCTGAATTGGGGGCGAAGGTCAGGCGAGAGAGCGCTCTCACAGTCACGGTAATGGAGTACTGAGATCCCCGTCAATGTGTCCTACCCGTTGCGTGCTGATGTCGCTATGTGCCGGCGCCCGCGCTCGTCGCGATGACCGACCCGTCGGAGCCGTCGAGGTCGCTCAGGAGCGCCTCGGGCGCGCGCATCCGCCACGCGTCGGTCACCAGTTCGCTCAGGCGCTCGACGTCGACCGCCGCCAGGCGTAGCAGCACCAGGGGCAGGCCGTCGTAGCCGGGCGCGGTGAAGAACAGATCGGGCTCGCCGAGCAGGAGAGCCTGCTTCTCGGCCTCGTCGCCGACGAACAGCACCGCGACGTCGAGTCGGATCACCCGAGGCTTGCCCGGGACGCGTTCCGGATAGGACCAGACGAAGCCCTTGTCGGCCACCCGGAAGTCGAAGCCGTCACTGGCGATCTCCGCCGTGTGCGGCAGGGCCAGCGCCACACGGCGTACGTCGTCCGCGTCAGCCACTGAGCCCCCTCGCACCGCACACCACCCGCATGCGTCGAGATTACGCGGTGGACAGGTCGACGGCCGTGGCGCCGACGATGGACTCCTCGCCGTTCTCCTGCACATAGCCGACGACCGTGGCACTGCCCGGATCGAGATCCGGCGGCACCGCCAGCTCCACCCGTCCCCGCCCGGTGTTCAGGCTCATCGACGTGAAGGCGCGTACGACGTTGTCCTGCCGCAGCGTCCGCCCGGCGTTCTCGCCTCGGGCGACCTCGCTGACCAGCCCGCGTTCCACCACCGCCACGTTCAACACCGTGCGCCCCGGCGGCTGCCCGGCCTGGTAGTCCACCACCACCCGGTGCCCGCCGTCGGCATCGGAGACGGAGAGCGCGAGAGGCGTGGTCGTGGCCGACGTCAGGGCCGACTCGATCGCACCCGCTGCCCGTCGGCGATCGGATCCGACGAACTCGACGGTGCCGTTGACGACCATCTGCGGTGTGTACAGGCGTCCGGTGCCGAAGGCGCGGGCGTACGCCTCCTGCCGTGCGGTGTACGCCGCGTCCGCGAACCGGTCGGGCCAGCCCAGGTCGTCCCAGTAGTCGACGTGGAAGCCGAGGGCGAAGACGGGCCGCCCCCGCTCCCGGGCGTCGTGCTCGATCTCGGCCAGCACCTCCTCGGCGGGCGGGCAGCTCGAACAGCCCTGGGAGGTGAACATCTCCACGACGGCGATGCCGCCGTCCGTCGACCGGTCTGTCATGTGGCGCGTCTCCTCCCACGAACCGGCCGGGCGGTGCTGCTACCGGCCGGGCGCCGCTGCGTTTCCCGCTATGGCCGAGACAATGCGCGTGCTGTCGCCCTCCGGGCCGGCCTCGACGTGGGCGGTGGCGGGGTTGGTGGTTGGATGGCCTGGTGGAGTTCACCGTGACAGACGTGCCAGAGCGGGAGCGATTCGAGGCGCGCGACGAGGCGGGTGTGGTCGCCGGGGTCGTCACCTACCAGCTGACCGGCACCATCATCGCCTACACCCACACCGAGGTCGATCCGGCGTTCGAGGGCAGAGGCGTCGGGTCGACGCTGGCCCGCGCGGTGATGGACGACGCCCGGGCCAGGAAGCGGACCGTGGTGCCCATCTGCCCATTCCTCGCCAAGTGGCTGGTCAAGCACCCGGAGTACGAGGGAATCGTGATCCGCTCGACTCGCAAGGTCAAGTAGGGCCCGAACGGGCGGGAGCTACCGTGCCGAGGTGATCCACCCCAGATCGCCGACGTTGGGGTATCCGGGCCGGTTGACGCCCCAACATCGCCGATGTGGTGTCGATCATGTCGGTGTCCGGCCTACCGAGCAGCGCGTTTCGATGAGGAGACACGAACGATGACAGCCGCCACCTTCCGCGCCCTGCACCACGGCCGCGCCGCCGGCGACCCGCTGGTCCTGCCGGGGCCCTGGGACGCCGCCAGCGCCCGGGCGCTCGCCGACGCCGGGTTCCCGGCACTCGCGACGCCGAGTGCCGGGATCGCCGCCTCACTCGGTTACGAGGACGGCTCGACCCCGCCCGACGAGATGTTCGCCGCGGTGACGCGGATCGTGCGAGCTGTCTCCGTCCCCGTGTCCGCTGACGTCGAGAGCGGTTACGGCCTCGCCCCCAGCGAGCTGGTCGGGCGGCTGCTGGAGGCGGGCGTCGTCGGCTGCAACCTGGAGGACTCGGA
The nucleotide sequence above comes from Micromonospora luteifusca. Encoded proteins:
- a CDS encoding MmcQ/YjbR family DNA-binding protein, with amino-acid sequence MADADDVRRVALALPHTAEIASDGFDFRVADKGFVWSYPERVPGKPRVIRLDVAVLFVGDEAEKQALLLGEPDLFFTAPGYDGLPLVLLRLAAVDVERLSELVTDAWRMRAPEALLSDLDGSDGSVIATSAGAGT
- a CDS encoding DUF1223 domain-containing protein, whose amino-acid sequence is MTDRSTDGGIAVVEMFTSQGCSSCPPAEEVLAEIEHDARERGRPVFALGFHVDYWDDLGWPDRFADAAYTARQEAYARAFGTGRLYTPQMVVNGTVEFVGSDRRRAAGAIESALTSATTTPLALSVSDADGGHRVVVDYQAGQPPGRTVLNVAVVERGLVSEVARGENAGRTLRQDNVVRAFTSMSLNTGRGRVELAVPPDLDPGSATVVGYVQENGEESIVGATAVDLSTA
- a CDS encoding GNAT family N-acetyltransferase; this encodes MTDVPERERFEARDEAGVVAGVVTYQLTGTIIAYTHTEVDPAFEGRGVGSTLARAVMDDARARKRTVVPICPFLAKWLVKHPEYEGIVIRSTRKVK